The following are from one region of the Nocardioides marmotae genome:
- a CDS encoding Glu/Leu/Phe/Val family dehydrogenase, with amino-acid sequence MSASPTVDVFELGSEHEQVVFCNDPATGLRAVVAIHSTALGPALGGTRFHPYASTADAVSDVLDLSRGMSYKAALAGLDLGGGKAVILGDPATLKTEALLRAYGRFVQSLGGRYYTACDVGTFSEDMDHVARESSYVTGRTVAHGGAGDSSVLTAYGVFQGMRAAAEHAWGSTSLAGRTVGVAGVGKVGRHLVGHLVEDGAHVVVTDVHAPAVERVLAEHGSGRGAGTVRAVGSTAALLAEPLDVYAPCALGRAITDEVVEVLPARIVCGAANNQLAHPGVEKALLDRGVVYAPDYCVNAGGLIQVADELDGFSFERAHQRATGIYDTTRAVLETAASEEISPAVAADRLAERRMRDVGRLRGLWLGRVLVEPRTP; translated from the coding sequence ATGTCAGCGAGCCCCACCGTCGATGTCTTCGAGCTCGGCTCCGAGCACGAGCAGGTCGTCTTCTGCAACGACCCCGCCACCGGCCTCCGCGCCGTCGTGGCCATCCACTCCACCGCCCTGGGGCCGGCGCTGGGCGGGACCCGGTTCCACCCCTACGCCTCCACCGCCGACGCCGTCTCCGACGTGCTCGACCTCTCCCGCGGGATGAGCTACAAGGCCGCGCTCGCCGGCCTGGACCTCGGCGGCGGCAAGGCCGTCATCCTCGGCGACCCCGCGACGCTGAAGACCGAGGCGCTGCTGCGGGCCTACGGCCGGTTCGTGCAGTCCCTCGGCGGCCGGTACTACACGGCCTGCGACGTCGGCACGTTCAGCGAGGACATGGACCACGTCGCCCGCGAGAGCTCCTACGTCACCGGCCGGACCGTCGCCCACGGCGGCGCCGGCGACAGCTCGGTGCTCACGGCGTACGGCGTGTTCCAGGGCATGCGCGCGGCCGCCGAGCACGCCTGGGGCAGCACGTCGCTGGCCGGCCGCACCGTCGGCGTCGCCGGCGTCGGCAAGGTCGGCCGGCACCTGGTCGGGCACCTCGTCGAGGACGGCGCCCACGTGGTCGTCACCGACGTCCACGCCCCCGCCGTCGAGCGGGTGCTCGCCGAGCACGGGTCTGGTCGCGGTGCCGGCACCGTGCGCGCGGTCGGGTCGACCGCCGCACTGCTCGCCGAGCCGCTCGACGTCTACGCCCCCTGCGCGCTGGGACGCGCGATCACCGACGAGGTCGTCGAGGTGCTCCCCGCCCGCATCGTCTGCGGCGCCGCGAACAACCAGCTCGCCCACCCCGGTGTGGAGAAGGCCCTGCTGGACCGCGGCGTCGTCTACGCGCCCGACTACTGCGTCAACGCCGGTGGCCTGATCCAGGTCGCCGACGAGCTCGACGGGTTCTCCTTCGAGCGCGCGCACCAGCGGGCCACGGGCATCTACGACACCACCCGCGCCGTCCTCGAGACGGCCGCGAGCGAGGAGATCTCACCCGCGGTCGCCGCCGACCGCCTCGCCGAGCGCCGCATGCGCGACGTCGGCCGGCTGCGTGGCCTCTGGCTCGGCCGCGTGCTGGTGGAGCCGCGGACACCGTGA
- a CDS encoding DUF3073 domain-containing protein, with product MGRGRAKAKQTKVARDLKYRTHETDFGKLAQELHGGETAQETEVDPEILEKWADVVEPSRD from the coding sequence ATGGGGCGCGGCCGAGCGAAGGCTAAGCAGACGAAGGTCGCACGCGACCTGAAGTACCGGACTCACGAGACGGACTTCGGGAAGCTGGCGCAGGAGCTGCACGGCGGTGAGACCGCCCAGGAGACCGAGGTCGATCCTGAGATCCTCGAGAAGTGGGCCGATGTCGTGGAGCCCAGCCGCGACTGA
- the purM gene encoding phosphoribosylformylglycinamidine cyclo-ligase, whose protein sequence is MTDGQNAYARAGVDIEAADTAIELMKGYVARASRPEVIGGLGGFAGLFDASALTRYERPLLATSTDGVGTKVAIAQAMDVHDTIGFDLVGMVVDDLVVCGAEPLFMTDYIATGRVVPERIAAIVKGIAEACQVAGCALVGGETAEHPGLLAPDEYDVAGAATGVVEADRLLGPGRVRPCDVVLAMAASGLHSNGYSLVRHVLLGSTDDGGAGWSLDRNVPELGRALGEELLTPTRIYARACLELADRTDVHAMSHVTGGGLAANLERVMPVELTASIDRRTWAPQPVFDLVRRVGEVSQADLEATLNCGIGMVALLPPDDVDEAVRVLDAHGIRAWPAGEVRAVEGEAGGSVHLTGQHPGW, encoded by the coding sequence GTGACCGACGGCCAGAACGCCTACGCCCGCGCGGGCGTCGACATCGAGGCGGCAGACACCGCCATCGAGCTGATGAAGGGCTACGTCGCCCGGGCCAGCCGGCCCGAGGTGATCGGCGGCCTGGGGGGCTTCGCCGGCCTCTTCGACGCCAGCGCGCTGACCCGGTACGAGCGGCCGCTGCTGGCCACCTCCACCGACGGGGTCGGCACCAAGGTCGCCATCGCCCAGGCGATGGACGTCCACGACACGATCGGATTCGACCTGGTCGGCATGGTCGTCGACGACCTCGTCGTCTGCGGCGCCGAGCCGCTGTTCATGACCGACTACATCGCCACCGGCCGGGTCGTGCCCGAGCGGATCGCGGCGATCGTCAAGGGCATCGCCGAGGCCTGCCAGGTCGCCGGCTGCGCCCTCGTGGGCGGCGAGACCGCCGAGCACCCCGGCCTGCTCGCCCCCGACGAGTACGACGTCGCGGGCGCCGCCACCGGCGTCGTCGAGGCCGACCGGCTGCTCGGCCCGGGCCGGGTCCGCCCCTGCGACGTGGTGCTGGCGATGGCGGCCAGCGGCCTGCACTCCAACGGCTACTCGCTGGTCCGCCACGTGCTGCTCGGCTCCACCGACGACGGCGGCGCGGGCTGGTCCCTGGACCGCAACGTCCCCGAGCTCGGCCGCGCGCTCGGCGAGGAGCTGCTCACCCCCACCCGGATCTACGCCCGGGCCTGCCTCGAGCTCGCCGACCGCACCGACGTGCACGCGATGTCGCACGTCACCGGCGGCGGGCTGGCGGCGAACCTGGAGCGGGTGATGCCGGTCGAGCTCACCGCCTCCATCGACCGCCGCACCTGGGCGCCGCAGCCGGTCTTCGACCTGGTCCGCCGCGTCGGCGAGGTCTCCCAGGCCGACCTCGAGGCCACGCTGAACTGCGGCATCGGCATGGTCGCGCTGCTGCCCCCCGACGACGTCGACGAGGCGGTCCGCGTGCTCGACGCCCACGGCATCCGCGCCTGGCCCGCCGGCGAGGTCCGCGCGGTCGAGGGCGAGGCCGGTGGCAGCGTGCACCTCACCGGCCAGCACCCCGGCTGGTAG
- the purF gene encoding amidophosphoribosyltransferase yields MPYLSSSGSSRKGGDGRLTTALDPQEAGPQDACGVFGVWAPGEDVAKLTYFGLYALQHRGQESAGIAVSNGRQILVYKDMGLVSQVFDETTLESLKGHVAIGHCRYSTTGASTWENAQPTFRPTAGGSIALGHNGNLINTHELRGMVDDLPGPDDELDLHTRPAGEATNDTSLVTALLAHHPDSSLEQRALEVLPTLRGAFCFVWMNEDTLYAARDPQGIRPLVLGRLDRGWVVASEDAALATIGASVVREVEPGEMLVIDAQGLRSHRFAEPERKGCVFEYVYLARPDATIAGRNVHEARVEMGRRLAREFPVDADLVMPVPESGTPAASGYAQESGIPFGQGFVKNAYVGRTFIQPSQTLRQLGIRLKLNALEHMIRGKRIVVVDDSIVRGNTQRAQVRMLREAGALEVHVRISSPPVKWPCFYGIDFATRAELIANGLDGDEIAASVGADSLGYISLEGMIEATGQPASSLCQACFTGEYPVALPDESLLGKHLLEATLTSPTMGKALPVLNNP; encoded by the coding sequence GTGCCCTACCTCAGCAGCAGTGGCAGCTCGCGCAAGGGCGGTGACGGTCGGCTCACGACCGCGCTCGACCCGCAGGAGGCCGGACCACAGGACGCCTGTGGGGTCTTCGGGGTGTGGGCGCCGGGGGAGGACGTCGCCAAGCTGACGTACTTCGGGCTCTACGCCCTGCAGCACCGCGGCCAGGAGTCGGCGGGCATCGCGGTCAGCAACGGCCGCCAGATCCTGGTCTACAAGGACATGGGGCTGGTCTCCCAGGTCTTCGACGAGACGACGCTGGAGTCGCTCAAGGGGCACGTGGCGATCGGTCACTGCCGCTACTCCACGACCGGCGCGAGCACGTGGGAGAACGCCCAGCCCACCTTCCGGCCCACCGCCGGCGGCTCGATCGCGCTGGGCCACAACGGCAACCTGATCAACACCCACGAGCTGCGCGGCATGGTCGACGACCTGCCCGGCCCCGACGACGAGCTCGACCTGCACACCCGCCCCGCCGGCGAGGCCACCAACGACACCAGCCTGGTCACCGCGCTGCTGGCCCACCACCCCGACAGCTCGCTGGAGCAGCGCGCGCTCGAGGTGCTGCCGACGCTGCGCGGGGCGTTCTGCTTCGTGTGGATGAACGAGGACACCCTGTACGCCGCCCGCGACCCGCAGGGCATCCGCCCGCTCGTCCTGGGCCGGCTCGACCGCGGCTGGGTCGTGGCCTCCGAGGACGCCGCGCTCGCCACCATCGGCGCCAGCGTGGTCCGCGAGGTCGAGCCCGGCGAGATGCTCGTCATCGACGCCCAGGGCCTGCGCTCGCACCGCTTCGCCGAGCCCGAGCGCAAGGGCTGCGTCTTCGAGTACGTCTACCTCGCCCGCCCCGACGCCACCATCGCCGGCCGCAACGTCCACGAGGCGCGCGTCGAGATGGGCCGCCGGCTGGCCCGCGAGTTCCCCGTCGACGCCGACCTGGTCATGCCGGTGCCGGAGTCGGGCACCCCGGCCGCCTCGGGCTACGCCCAGGAGAGCGGCATCCCCTTCGGCCAGGGCTTCGTGAAGAACGCCTACGTCGGGCGCACCTTCATCCAGCCCAGCCAGACCCTGCGCCAGCTCGGCATCCGGCTCAAGCTCAACGCCCTGGAGCACATGATCCGCGGCAAGCGGATCGTGGTCGTCGACGACTCGATCGTCCGCGGCAACACCCAGCGCGCGCAGGTGCGGATGCTGCGCGAGGCCGGCGCGCTCGAGGTGCACGTGCGCATCTCCAGCCCGCCGGTGAAGTGGCCGTGCTTCTACGGCATCGACTTCGCCACCCGCGCCGAGCTGATCGCCAACGGCCTCGACGGCGACGAGATCGCCGCCAGCGTCGGCGCCGACAGCCTCGGCTACATCTCCCTCGAGGGGATGATCGAGGCCACCGGCCAGCCGGCGTCCTCGCTGTGCCAGGCCTGCTTCACCGGCGAGTACCCCGTGGCGCTGCCCGACGAGTCGCTGCTCGGCAAGCACCTGCTCGAGGCCACCTTGACCTCCCCGACCATGGGCAAGGCGCTGCCCGTGCTCAACAACCCGTGA
- a CDS encoding sensor histidine kinase, which translates to MSSRAIAPTPPGAAGLSPEAQESLQLIAEGITAIAGFGVAAIGLVRDDHLEMVAVAGSPQARRELVGRRTPLHLLTTELEVADDWGLLKFVPHERLRSDVETWGWVPTLEPVDSPDAWHPLDMLTAPLLDADGAMRGLVSIDLPDDGRRPGPDRRRLLERYAAQASRAVLRALEREELEEQVRLAGTARRVVRRASRQRTLSRILEESGEALVEGFRALGMWIQTFDEDGLGTGAIHATDGTTVVLPEAIVRIAERSAREAWEAQETVVVARGLLRDRLSDAEREEIVDLLDSIDVGSILFVPIGVGPECLGNLVLTRSHHGASWTDTEASAALDIGHDLGTAILNVRAFEREHRLVKELQALDQYKGQLIATLAHELKNPLTSIVGYLEMLEGEDVHGAVEQALSAMDRGARRMVRVIDDLLLLSKVGDPGNPVIPQPVDLGAVAADVIDLTSVAAQKRSISVHVEAPAYPVLASGDPDELDRVLSNLVSNAVKYSDPGRSVALRLAQDGEEVVVECCDEGFGISAEDQEKLFTEFFRSTNPVAVAQPGTGLGLAIVARIVARHGGRIELDSELGRGSTFRVRLPAATSFPTGG; encoded by the coding sequence ATGTCCTCGCGCGCGATCGCACCGACCCCGCCGGGGGCGGCGGGCCTGTCGCCCGAGGCGCAGGAGTCGCTCCAGCTGATCGCCGAGGGCATCACCGCCATCGCCGGCTTCGGCGTGGCGGCCATCGGCCTCGTGCGCGACGACCACCTCGAGATGGTCGCGGTCGCCGGCAGCCCGCAGGCGCGCCGGGAGCTGGTCGGGCGGCGCACGCCCCTGCACCTGCTCACCACCGAGCTCGAGGTCGCCGACGACTGGGGCCTGCTGAAGTTCGTGCCCCACGAGCGGCTGCGCTCCGACGTCGAGACCTGGGGCTGGGTGCCGACCCTCGAACCGGTCGACTCCCCCGACGCCTGGCACCCCCTCGACATGCTGACCGCGCCCCTGCTCGACGCCGACGGCGCGATGCGCGGCCTGGTCTCCATCGACCTCCCCGACGACGGCCGGCGCCCCGGCCCGGACCGGCGCCGGCTGCTGGAGCGGTACGCCGCGCAGGCCTCCCGCGCGGTGCTGCGCGCGCTGGAGCGCGAGGAGCTCGAGGAGCAGGTCCGGCTGGCCGGCACCGCCCGGCGGGTCGTGCGCCGCGCCTCCCGGCAGCGCACGCTCTCCCGGATCCTCGAGGAGTCCGGCGAAGCGCTGGTCGAGGGCTTCCGGGCGCTGGGAATGTGGATCCAGACCTTCGACGAGGACGGGCTCGGCACGGGCGCCATCCACGCCACCGACGGCACCACGGTCGTGCTCCCCGAGGCCATCGTCCGGATCGCGGAGCGCTCGGCCCGTGAGGCGTGGGAGGCCCAGGAGACGGTCGTGGTCGCCCGCGGGCTGCTGCGGGACCGGCTCAGCGACGCCGAGCGCGAGGAGATCGTCGACCTCCTCGACAGCATCGACGTCGGCTCGATCCTGTTCGTGCCGATCGGCGTCGGGCCCGAGTGCCTGGGCAACCTCGTGCTCACCCGGTCCCACCACGGCGCGTCGTGGACCGACACCGAGGCCAGCGCCGCGCTCGACATCGGCCACGACCTCGGGACGGCGATCCTCAACGTCCGCGCCTTCGAGCGCGAGCACCGCCTGGTCAAGGAGCTCCAGGCCCTCGACCAGTACAAGGGGCAGCTGATCGCGACGCTCGCCCACGAGCTGAAGAACCCGCTGACCTCCATCGTCGGCTACCTGGAGATGCTCGAGGGCGAGGACGTCCACGGCGCGGTCGAGCAGGCCCTCTCGGCGATGGACCGCGGGGCGCGGCGGATGGTGCGGGTCATCGACGACCTGCTGCTGCTGTCCAAGGTCGGCGACCCGGGCAACCCCGTCATCCCCCAGCCCGTCGACCTGGGGGCCGTCGCCGCCGACGTGATCGACCTGACCAGCGTCGCCGCGCAGAAGCGGTCGATCAGCGTGCACGTCGAGGCGCCGGCGTACCCCGTCCTCGCGAGCGGGGACCCTGACGAGCTGGACCGGGTGCTGTCGAACCTGGTGAGCAATGCGGTGAAGTACTCCGACCCCGGTCGCAGCGTCGCCCTCCGGCTCGCCCAGGACGGCGAGGAGGTCGTGGTGGAGTGCTGCGACGAGGGGTTCGGGATCAGCGCGGAGGACCAGGAGAAGCTGTTCACCGAGTTCTTCCGGTCCACCAACCCGGTCGCCGTCGCGCAGCCCGGCACGGGTCTCGGGCTCGCCATCGTCGCGCGGATCGTGGCCCGTCACGGCGGCCGGATCGAGCTGGACTCCGAGCTCGGCCGCGGCAGCACGTTCCGGGTGCGCCTGCCCGCCGCCACGTCCTTCCCCACCGGCGGATGA